A window from Gossypium raimondii isolate GPD5lz chromosome 7, ASM2569854v1, whole genome shotgun sequence encodes these proteins:
- the LOC105791455 gene encoding abscisic acid 8'-hydroxylase 2 isoform X2 translates to MQLQLFFPFPSPPPLPQTPTLIITSTLFSSFFFFFLVVLVLVLFSSHQRRQPKGKILPPGSMGWPYIGETLKFYTQNPDSFFANRRRRYGDTFKTHILGCPCVMISSPEAARIVLVTKAHLFKPTYPPSKEKMIGPEALFFHQGAYHSRLKKLVLAAFLPSVIRGSVSEIEQIVLKFLPTWENTTINTLQEMKRYAFDVAMISAFGHKRDSEMKGIKQLYQCLEKGYNSMPLDLPGTPFHKAMKARKQLNETLRRLIQERRGNEKAGGGGLLGNLLGAKNHKVDQLSDSQIADNVIGVIFAAHDTTASVLTWVLKYLHDNRDLLEAVTREQDGIQRKIIEENRRLTWDDTRHMPLTTRVIQETLRRSSILSFTFREAVEDVEFEGYYIPKGWKVLPLFRTIHHCADFFPQPEKFDPSRFEVPLRPNTFIPFGNGVHSCPGSELAKLEMLVLLHHLTTSYRSTHS, encoded by the exons ATGCAACTCCAACTTTTCTTCCCATTTCCATCACCACCACCACTACCCCAAACTCCCACCCTTATTATTACATCAACTCtgttctcttctttcttcttcttcttcttggtgGTGCTGGTGCTGGTGCTGTTCTCTAGTCATCAAAGGCGACAACCCAAGGGTAAAATTCTGCCACCTGGTTCGATGGGTTGGCCTTATATTGGAGAGACTCTCAAGTTTTACACCCAGAATCCAGATTCCTTCTTTGCCAACCGACGAAGAAG gTATGGGGATACATTCAAAACTCACATATTGGGGTGTCCCTGTGTGATGATTTCAAGCCCTGAGGCAGCAAGGATAGTTCTAGTGACAAAGGCTCATCTTTTCAAACCAACATATCCACCAAGCAAAGAGAAGATGATAGGGCCTGAGGCTCTATTCTTTCACCAAGGTGCCTATCATTCAAGGCTGAAGAAATTGGTACTGGCAGCCTTTTTACCTTCTGTAATTAGAGGTTCAGTTTCAGAGATTGAAcaaattgttttgaaatttctaCCAACTTGGGAGAATACCACAATTAACACTTTACAAGAAATGAAGAGA TACGCTTTTGATGTAGCAATGATTTCTGCCTTCGGCCATAAACGAGATTCAGAAATGAAAGGGATCAAGCAACTGTATCAATGCCTGGAAAAGGGTTACAATTCTATGCCACTAGATCTTCCAGGAACTCCTTTCCACAAAGCAATGAAG GCTAGGAAGCAGTTGAATGAGACCCTGAGAAGATTGATACAAGAGAGAAGAGGAAATGAGAAAGCAGGAGGAGGAGGGTTGCTGGGAAATTTGTTGGGGGCCAAAAACCACAAGGTTGATCAACTCAGTGATTCCCAGATTGCTGATAATGTAATTGGAGTCATCTTTGCTGCTCATGACACCACTGCAAGTGTCTTAACATGGGTTTTAAAGTACTTGCATGACAATCGAGATTTACTAGAAGCTGTCAcc AGGGAACAAGATGGTATTCAACgtaaaataattgaagaaaaCCGCAGGCTTACGTGGGATGATACAAGGCACATGCCATTGACTACCAGG GTGATTCAAGAGACACTAAGAAGATCAAGTATTCTATCATTCACGTTTAGAGAAGCAGTGGAAGATGTTGAGTTTGAAGGGTATTATATCCCAAAAGGTTGGAAAGTTCTTCCCCTCTTCAGAACCATTCACCATTGCGCTGATTTCTTTCCTCAACCCGAAAAATTCGACCCTTCAAGATTCGAG GTGCCACTGAGACCCAACACGTTTATTCCTTTTGGCAATGGAGTTCACTCTTGTCCAGGCAGTGAACTGGCTAAGCTTGAGATGCTTGTTCTTCTTCACCACCTCACCACTAGTTACAG GTCTACTCATAGTTGA
- the LOC105791455 gene encoding abscisic acid 8'-hydroxylase 2 isoform X1 translates to MQLQLFFPFPSPPPLPQTPTLIITSTLFSSFFFFFLVVLVLVLFSSHQRRQPKGKILPPGSMGWPYIGETLKFYTQNPDSFFANRRRRYGDTFKTHILGCPCVMISSPEAARIVLVTKAHLFKPTYPPSKEKMIGPEALFFHQGAYHSRLKKLVLAAFLPSVIRGSVSEIEQIVLKFLPTWENTTINTLQEMKRYAFDVAMISAFGHKRDSEMKGIKQLYQCLEKGYNSMPLDLPGTPFHKAMKARKQLNETLRRLIQERRGNEKAGGGGLLGNLLGAKNHKVDQLSDSQIADNVIGVIFAAHDTTASVLTWVLKYLHDNRDLLEAVTREQDGIQRKIIEENRRLTWDDTRHMPLTTRVIQETLRRSSILSFTFREAVEDVEFEGYYIPKGWKVLPLFRTIHHCADFFPQPEKFDPSRFEVPLRPNTFIPFGNGVHSCPGSELAKLEMLVLLHHLTTSYRWQVVGDEDGIQYGPFPVPKRGLPVKVTPLQK, encoded by the exons ATGCAACTCCAACTTTTCTTCCCATTTCCATCACCACCACCACTACCCCAAACTCCCACCCTTATTATTACATCAACTCtgttctcttctttcttcttcttcttcttggtgGTGCTGGTGCTGGTGCTGTTCTCTAGTCATCAAAGGCGACAACCCAAGGGTAAAATTCTGCCACCTGGTTCGATGGGTTGGCCTTATATTGGAGAGACTCTCAAGTTTTACACCCAGAATCCAGATTCCTTCTTTGCCAACCGACGAAGAAG gTATGGGGATACATTCAAAACTCACATATTGGGGTGTCCCTGTGTGATGATTTCAAGCCCTGAGGCAGCAAGGATAGTTCTAGTGACAAAGGCTCATCTTTTCAAACCAACATATCCACCAAGCAAAGAGAAGATGATAGGGCCTGAGGCTCTATTCTTTCACCAAGGTGCCTATCATTCAAGGCTGAAGAAATTGGTACTGGCAGCCTTTTTACCTTCTGTAATTAGAGGTTCAGTTTCAGAGATTGAAcaaattgttttgaaatttctaCCAACTTGGGAGAATACCACAATTAACACTTTACAAGAAATGAAGAGA TACGCTTTTGATGTAGCAATGATTTCTGCCTTCGGCCATAAACGAGATTCAGAAATGAAAGGGATCAAGCAACTGTATCAATGCCTGGAAAAGGGTTACAATTCTATGCCACTAGATCTTCCAGGAACTCCTTTCCACAAAGCAATGAAG GCTAGGAAGCAGTTGAATGAGACCCTGAGAAGATTGATACAAGAGAGAAGAGGAAATGAGAAAGCAGGAGGAGGAGGGTTGCTGGGAAATTTGTTGGGGGCCAAAAACCACAAGGTTGATCAACTCAGTGATTCCCAGATTGCTGATAATGTAATTGGAGTCATCTTTGCTGCTCATGACACCACTGCAAGTGTCTTAACATGGGTTTTAAAGTACTTGCATGACAATCGAGATTTACTAGAAGCTGTCAcc AGGGAACAAGATGGTATTCAACgtaaaataattgaagaaaaCCGCAGGCTTACGTGGGATGATACAAGGCACATGCCATTGACTACCAGG GTGATTCAAGAGACACTAAGAAGATCAAGTATTCTATCATTCACGTTTAGAGAAGCAGTGGAAGATGTTGAGTTTGAAGGGTATTATATCCCAAAAGGTTGGAAAGTTCTTCCCCTCTTCAGAACCATTCACCATTGCGCTGATTTCTTTCCTCAACCCGAAAAATTCGACCCTTCAAGATTCGAG GTGCCACTGAGACCCAACACGTTTATTCCTTTTGGCAATGGAGTTCACTCTTGTCCAGGCAGTGAACTGGCTAAGCTTGAGATGCTTGTTCTTCTTCACCACCTCACCACTAGTTACAG GTGGCAAGTTGTGGGAGATGAAGATGGAATCCAATATGGTCCCTTTCCAGTGCCCAAACGGGGCTTACCTGTAAAGGTCACCCCCCTGCAAAAATAA